CTCCTGACCTGGCGCGTGCGCCCCGTGGAATCGTCAGCCGCCCCGGCCCGTGTGGGCGTGGTCGCCTCCCGCGCCTCCGTCGGCGATGCCGTCCACCGCAACCGCGCCAAGCGCCGCCTGGGCAGCCCGGTTAACAACGGCGGCTTGGTGAACTCCGTGTCATAAGCCAGGCTGATAAAAGGTCCGGCGCTCGCCTTAAGCAATTTGCCGTCGATATCCATGGTTTTGTATTTGAGCTCGGTTTCCACCAAGGCTTGATCGATGGTTTCGTTTTTAATGGCGGGAGTGTTCTGGGGCTTGAGCGTCAGGCGGCCGTAATCCGCGGTGAAGCCGGCATCCCAAGACAATCG
This DNA window, taken from Elusimicrobiota bacterium, encodes the following:
- a CDS encoding ribonuclease P protein component; translation: LLTWRVRPVESSAAPARVGVVASRASVGDAVHRNRAKRRLGSPVNNGGLVNSVS